The Bubalus kerabau isolate K-KA32 ecotype Philippines breed swamp buffalo chromosome X, PCC_UOA_SB_1v2, whole genome shotgun sequence genome has a segment encoding these proteins:
- the ZNF275 gene encoding zinc finger protein 275 — protein sequence MMDENAQSQEMASTSSPRASEPSPEVKQNGDSGGKGGSPQNLPVEHHFACKECGDTFRLKVLLVQHQRIHSEKKGWECGDCGQVFHGVAELNEHRKSHVAAEPQPGPSWVLDGAVEKREQMEKEAKPFECEECGKRFKKNAGLSQHLRVHSREKPFDCEECGRSFKVNTHLFRHQKLHTSEKPFACKTCSRDFLDRQELLKHQRIHTGHLPFDCDDCGKSFRGVNGLAEHQRIHSGAKPYSCPHCGKLFRRSSELTKHRRIHTGEKPYECGQCGKAFRQSSSLLEHQRIHTGERPYACGDCGKAFRGPSDLIKHRRIHSGLKPYECDKCGKAFRRSSGLSRHRRTHSGTRRCECSECGRVFKRRSALQKHQPTHHE from the coding sequence ATGATGGATGAAAATGCACAGTCACAGGAGATGGCTTCCACAAGCTCCCCGAGGGCCAGTGAGCCCAGCCCTGAGGTCAAACAGAATGGGGACTCgggggggaagggaggaagccCCCAGAATTTGCCTGTAGAGCATCACTTTGCATGTAAAGAGTGTGGGGATACCTTTCGGCTTAAGGTCCTCCTGGTGCAGCACCAGCGAATTCACAGTGAGAAGAAGGGCTGGGAGTGCGGCGATTGCGGTCAGGTCTTTCATGGGGTGGCTGAGTTAAATGAGCACAGGAAGAGCCATGTGGCTGCAGAGCCCCAGCCAGGCCCCAGCTGGGTCCTCGACGGGGCCGTGGAGAAGAGGGAGCAAATGGAAAAGGAGGCAAAACCCTTCGAGTGTGAAGAATGCGGGAAAAGGTTCAAGAAGAATGCAGGCCTCAGTCAGCATCTGCGCGTCCACAGCCGAGAGAAGCCTTTTGACTGTGAGGAATGTGGCCGCTCCTTCAAGGTCAATACCCACCTCTTCCGCCATCAGAAGCTGCACACTTCGGAGAAGCCCTTCGCCTGTAAGACATGTAGCAGGGATTTCCTGGATCGCCAGGAACTTCTCAAGCACCAGCGGATACACACCGGCCACCTGCCCTTCGACTGCGACGACTGCGGCAAGTCCTTCCGAGGAGTCAATGGCCTGGCCGAGCACCAGCGCATCCACAGCGGAGCGAAGCCCTACAGTTGCCCCCACTGTGGCAAGCTCTTCCGGAGGAGCTCGGAGCTCACCAAGCATCGGCGGATCCACACTGGTGAGAAGCCATACGAGTGCGGCCAGTGCGGCAAAGCCTTCAGGCAGAGCTCCAGCCTCCTAGAGCACCAGCGCATCCACACTGGGGAGCGGCCTTATGCCTGTGGCGACTGCGGCAAGGCCTTCCGGGGGCCTTCTGACCTGATCAAACACCGGCGCATCCACAGCGGACTGAAACCCTATGAATGCGACAAATGCGGGAAGGCCTTCCGCCGGAGCTCCGGCCTGAGTCGCCATCGGAGGACCCACAGTGGAACAAGACGCTGCGAGTGCAGCGAGTGTGGCCGCGTGTTCAAGAGGCGGTCGGCGCTGCAGAAGCATCAGCCAACCCACCACGAGTAG